Proteins encoded within one genomic window of Companilactobacillus zhachilii:
- the queA gene encoding tRNA preQ1(34) S-adenosylmethionine ribosyltransferase-isomerase QueA — MSLSTEDFDYDLPEELIAQTPIKNRDQSRLLVLDHKTGEYQDKHFYDILDYLNPGDALVMNNSRVLPARLYGTKEDTDGHEEVLLLNNIEGDKWEVLMKPARRAKVGTKVQFGEDGQLEAEVLEDLEHGGKIIEFHYQGIFMEILEQLGEMPLPPYIKEKLDDPDRYQTVYAKENGSAAAPTAGLHWTKDLLKKVEDKGVKLVYVTLHVGLGTFRPVTETDVDKHVMHSEFYRLDEESAKTLNDVKKNGGKIVATGTTSIRTLETIGTKFNGEIKADSGWTDIFIKPGYEWKVVDEFITNFHLPKSTLVMLVAAFTGRENILNAYHHAVEEKYRFFSFGDAMFIK; from the coding sequence ATGTCACTATCAACAGAAGATTTTGATTACGATTTACCTGAAGAACTAATCGCACAAACACCTATCAAGAACCGAGACCAATCAAGACTTTTGGTGCTTGATCATAAAACGGGTGAGTATCAAGACAAACATTTCTACGATATTTTGGATTATTTAAATCCTGGGGATGCCTTGGTAATGAACAACTCCCGTGTTTTGCCAGCCCGTTTGTACGGAACTAAAGAAGACACTGATGGTCACGAAGAAGTATTGTTATTGAACAATATTGAAGGTGACAAGTGGGAAGTTTTGATGAAGCCAGCCCGTCGTGCCAAAGTGGGTACTAAAGTTCAATTTGGTGAAGATGGTCAACTTGAAGCCGAAGTTTTGGAAGATTTGGAACACGGTGGCAAAATCATTGAATTCCATTATCAAGGTATCTTTATGGAAATTTTGGAACAATTAGGTGAAATGCCTTTGCCTCCATACATTAAAGAAAAACTTGATGATCCTGACCGTTATCAAACTGTCTATGCTAAAGAAAATGGTTCTGCTGCTGCTCCAACTGCTGGTCTTCACTGGACAAAGGACTTGTTGAAGAAGGTTGAAGATAAAGGTGTTAAGTTAGTTTATGTTACTTTGCACGTGGGATTAGGAACATTTAGACCAGTAACTGAAACTGATGTTGATAAGCATGTAATGCATTCTGAGTTCTATCGTTTGGATGAGGAATCAGCTAAAACACTAAATGATGTTAAGAAAAACGGTGGCAAAATTGTGGCCACCGGTACAACATCAATTAGAACTTTGGAAACAATCGGAACTAAGTTTAATGGCGAAATCAAGGCTGACTCTGGTTGGACAGATATCTTTATCAAACCTGGTTATGAATGGAAAGTAGTTGATGAATTTATTACTAACTTCCATTTGCCAAAATCAACTTTAGTTATGCTTGTAGCCGCATTTACTGGTCGTGAAAATATTTTGAACGCTTATCACCATGCTGTTGAGGAAAAATATCGTTTCTTCAGTTTCGGTGATGCAATGTTCATTAAGTAG
- the ruvB gene encoding Holliday junction branch migration DNA helicase RuvB, with the protein MKGVLTIENNENEDERLTDADSLDNIEDIVEQTLRPQSFDQYLGQEKAKKELDVYIKAAKQRQQTLDHVLLYGPPGLGKTTLAMIIANEMGVNIHTTTGPSIEKSGDLVAVLDELEPGDVLFIDEIHRMPRAVEEVLYSAMEDFYIDIIVGQGSESRSLHHQLVPYTLIGATTAAGKLSAPLRDRFGIVERMEYYTIDELSKIVFRSANVLNINVDEEGAHEIARRSRGTPRIANRLLKRVRDFAQVANKDTIDYDMAESALNQLQVDDAGLDHIDRRILEMIIELYNGGPVGLKVIAANIGEEQETIEEVYEPYLMQMGFLKRTAKGRVVTRKGYEHLGLPYPENGQ; encoded by the coding sequence ATGAAGGGAGTGTTAACAATCGAAAATAATGAGAATGAAGACGAACGTTTAACCGATGCTGACTCGCTTGATAATATTGAAGATATTGTCGAACAAACATTACGTCCCCAAAGCTTTGACCAATATTTAGGTCAAGAGAAAGCCAAGAAGGAACTTGATGTCTATATCAAAGCGGCTAAACAACGCCAACAAACGCTTGACCATGTCTTGCTTTATGGACCTCCCGGGTTAGGTAAAACCACTTTGGCAATGATTATTGCTAACGAAATGGGGGTTAATATTCACACAACGACCGGTCCTTCAATTGAAAAATCTGGAGATTTAGTAGCCGTCTTGGATGAATTGGAACCCGGTGATGTGTTATTTATTGATGAAATCCACCGTATGCCTCGAGCAGTCGAAGAAGTTTTGTATTCGGCGATGGAAGATTTTTACATTGATATTATTGTGGGCCAAGGTAGTGAGTCTCGTTCACTACATCACCAATTAGTTCCTTATACATTGATTGGTGCCACGACTGCCGCCGGAAAACTTTCAGCTCCTTTAAGAGATCGGTTTGGAATTGTTGAGAGAATGGAGTACTATACCATAGATGAATTGTCTAAGATTGTTTTCCGTTCTGCGAATGTCTTAAATATTAATGTCGATGAGGAAGGTGCTCATGAGATTGCACGAAGATCTCGAGGAACACCAAGAATTGCCAACCGCTTGTTAAAACGAGTTCGTGACTTTGCTCAAGTTGCCAATAAAGATACGATTGATTACGATATGGCAGAATCGGCTTTGAACCAATTACAAGTTGATGATGCTGGCTTGGATCATATTGATCGGCGGATTTTGGAAATGATTATTGAACTGTATAACGGTGGTCCCGTCGGCCTAAAAGTTATTGCCGCAAACATCGGTGAAGAACAAGAAACAATTGAAGAAGTTTATGAACCATATCTTATGCAGATGGGATTCTTAAAGAGAACTGCCAAGGGTCGTGTTGTAACAAGAAAAGGTTATGAACACTTAGGGCTACCATATCCTGAAAATGGACAGTAA
- the ruvA gene encoding Holliday junction branch migration protein RuvA yields the protein MFEYLNGLIATVTPSYIVVDVKGVGYKVQVANPYRYEEKQEACVYVEQVVRDNEQSLYGFYDLNEKNIFLHLISVSGIGPKSALAILAGQDLQGLIHAIENDDVKYLTKFPKIGKKTAQQIILDLSGKFTAEGQMTLGETPVEFSTGGNQELEDGLAALESLGYSTREIGKVKSQLEKEHLKSADEYLRAGLKLLSK from the coding sequence ATGTTTGAATATTTAAATGGATTAATAGCAACCGTTACCCCTTCATATATTGTGGTGGATGTTAAAGGTGTGGGCTATAAGGTGCAAGTGGCCAACCCTTATCGTTATGAAGAAAAACAAGAAGCCTGTGTTTATGTTGAACAAGTTGTTCGTGATAATGAGCAATCGTTGTATGGCTTTTATGATTTGAATGAAAAAAATATCTTTTTACACCTAATTAGCGTTTCCGGTATCGGCCCTAAGAGTGCTTTAGCGATTTTGGCCGGTCAAGATTTACAGGGCTTGATTCATGCGATTGAAAATGATGATGTTAAATATTTAACAAAATTTCCTAAAATCGGTAAGAAGACTGCCCAACAAATTATTTTGGATTTGTCAGGTAAATTTACCGCTGAAGGTCAAATGACCCTTGGTGAGACACCAGTTGAATTCAGTACTGGTGGTAATCAAGAATTAGAAGACGGCTTGGCAGCACTTGAATCACTAGGTTATTCAACTAGAGAAATTGGAAAAGTTAAGTCGCAACTTGAGAAAGAACACCTCAAGAGCGCCGATGAATACCTACGTGCTGGATTGAAACTGTTGAGTAAGTAA